The Paenarthrobacter aurescens region AGGAGAAAGCCTGTCAGGGCATAGATGGCCGAGGTGATTTTGCGGTCCGGGGTGGGGGCAACGCTCACCAGCACAATCCCGGCTGCGAGAGCAAAAGGGGCGGCGACGGCGTGGATCCAGCCACGCCAGAGGGGCTTGGTTTCGAGGAGCTCAGCCATGGGACAAGAATAACTTACGTTTCGGTAAGTTACCCTGCAGTAACAAATAGCAGTCCGAATTTGACCGGCGGCTGCACCGGCGCGCCAGCTGGGGACGGTAGCCTTGGATGTGCGCCGTCGTCGTACAAGTAAGGAAGTCAGGTGAGAGTCCGGTGGAGCTGCCCGGTTTCCTGTATGGCTTCTATGAGCGCAAACTGCTGCGCTCCCTCAAACAGGACAGAATCCCCGGCCACATAGGCGTCATGGTGGATGGCAACCGCCGGTGGGCCCGGCAGTTCAATGCCCCCACCAGCCAAGGACACCAGGCCGGAGCGGACAAAATCCACGAATTCCTCGGTTGGTGCCAGGAACTCGGCGTCAAAGTAGTGACCCTCTACATGCTCTCCACGGACAATATGAGCCGATCCGGTGAAGAACTGGACCTCCTCATGGGCATCATCGCCAACACCATGGACCGACTCGATGAGGACGAAGACGTCTCGGTACACGCCATGGGGGCACCGGAACTTTTGCCGGACTACCTCGCCGAGCGGCTCAACAAGCTGACGGCCCGCACGCCGGTCCATGAAAAGATCCACGTGAACGTGGCCGTGGGCTACGGCGGCCGCCGGGAAATCGTCGACGCCGTTCGGGAACTCCTGCACGACGCCGACGCAAAAGGGCGCAGCATGTCCGAAGTGGCAGATGAACTTTCAGTGGACGACATCTCCAGGTTCCTCTACACCCGCGGCCAACCCGATCCTGACCTCGTCATCCGCACCTCCGGCGAACAACGGCTCTCCGGCTTCCTCATGTGGCAAAGCGCATACAGCGAGTTCTACTTCTGCGAGGCACTCTGGCCGGCCTTCCGCAAGGTCGATTTCCTCCGCGCGCTCAGGGACTACGCAGGGCGCCAACGGCGCTTCGGCACGTAAGCACCCCCCGGTTTACGAGGAATTAATCTCCCGGCAATGCGACTTGCCGACTCACGTTGCGGAATTTTCCGTGAGTGGGATTACGTTAATCCCATCAGCAGGCAAAACCGCCCGCTGATCGGGGAGGCCAGTATATGGAGCGGACCATCGCACCAGTTACATGGGAGGCCGCGCCCGGCCTTCCGGCCGAGCCGCTTCACCATTAGGCCGGGCGAACTGCCCGGGGCTGGAGTCGATGTGGCTATTTCTGAGCAACTGCCCGCAATGGTTTCCGACGGGGAAAGTGCAGCTACCTCTCGCGCCAAGCGGGTCTCACAAAAAGCGCGGACCACACCATCC contains the following coding sequences:
- a CDS encoding isoprenyl transferase, giving the protein MCAVVVQVRKSGESPVELPGFLYGFYERKLLRSLKQDRIPGHIGVMVDGNRRWARQFNAPTSQGHQAGADKIHEFLGWCQELGVKVVTLYMLSTDNMSRSGEELDLLMGIIANTMDRLDEDEDVSVHAMGAPELLPDYLAERLNKLTARTPVHEKIHVNVAVGYGGRREIVDAVRELLHDADAKGRSMSEVADELSVDDISRFLYTRGQPDPDLVIRTSGEQRLSGFLMWQSAYSEFYFCEALWPAFRKVDFLRALRDYAGRQRRFGT